In Gossypium arboreum isolate Shixiya-1 chromosome 5, ASM2569848v2, whole genome shotgun sequence, a single genomic region encodes these proteins:
- the LOC108453844 gene encoding calcium permeable stress-gated cation channel 1-like: protein MATLGDIGVAAGINLLSAFVFLLAFAILRLQPFNDRVYFPKWYLKGLRSSPSRSGTFVKKFVNLDFRSYLRFLNWMPEALKMPELELIDHAGLDSAVYLRIYLIGLKIFVPITFLAWAVLVPVNYTNKTLELQLKNVTSSDIDKLSISNVPDGSDRFWTHIVMAYAFTFWTCYVLLKEYEKVANMRLQFLVSEKRRPDQFTVLVRNVPPDSDESVSETVEHFFLVNHPDTYLTHQVVCNANKLAKLVKKRKSKQNWLDYYQLKYSRNNAKRPIMKTGFLGLWGKKVDAIDHHITEIKKLSDEIAEERERVLKDPKSIMPAAFVSFKSRWGAAVCAQTQQSRNPTLWLTDWAPEPRDVYWQNLSIPYVSIAVRRLIMAVAFFFLTFFFIIPIASVQALATIEGLEKAAPFLKALIEIPFIKSVIQGFLPGIVLKLFLIFLPTILMIMSKFEGFTSISSLERRSATRYYLFNLVNVFLGSVIAGSALDQLNTFLKQSANEIPKTIGVAVPMRATFFITYIMVDGWAGIAAEILMLKPLIIYHLKNTFLVKTEKDREEAMNPGSLSFNVGEPRIQLYFLLGMVYATVTPVLLPFIVVFFGLAYVVFRHQIINVYNQEYESAAAFWPDVHGRIIIALLVSHVALIGLLSTKHLAQAAPLLITLAVLTIWFYRFCKARYEPAFVRYPLQEAVMKDTLERARDSNFNLKPYLQNAYIHPVFKEEDDDEEEEVVKLENESVLVPTKRQSRRNTPVPSKMSGASSQSLPEAVPEHSVP from the exons ATGGCAACACTAGGTGATATAGGGGTTGCAGCAGGCATTAATCTGCTAAGTGCTTTCGTTTTCTTACTAGCGTTTGCTATATTGAGGCTTCAACCTTTCAACGATAGGGTTTATTTTCCGAAATGGTATCTCAAGGGTTTAAGAAGCAGTCCTTCGAGGTCTGGAACATTTGTTAAGAAATTTGTCAATTTGGACTTCCGTTCCTACTTGAGGTTCTTGAATTGGATGCCAGAGGCTCTCAAAATGCCAGAACTCGAGCTTATCGATCACGCCGGCTTGGATTCAGCTGTTTATTTGCGCATTTACTTGATAGG CCTAAAGATTTTTGTGCCTATCACCTTCCTTGCATGGGCGGTCCTAGTGCCGGTTAATTACACTAATAAAACATTGGAGTTGCAGCTGAAGAATGTTACTTCAAGTGATATTGATAAGCTCTCGATTTCAAACGTTCCAGATGGATCGGATAG GTTTTGGACACATATAGTAATGGCTTATGCTTTTACCTTTTGGACATGCTATGTGTTGCTAAAAGAGTATGAGAAAGTTGCGAATATGCGGTTGCAATTTCTTGTATCAGAAAAACGCCGGCCTGATCAGTTTACT gtGCTTGTGAGAAACGTACCACCAGATTCAGATGAATCTGTAAGTGAGACTGTGGAGCACTTTTTCCTGGTTAATCACCCTGATACCTATCTTACACATCAG GTAGTATGCAATGCAAACAAACTTGCGAAGTTGGTGAAGAAGAGGAAAAGTAAGCAGAATTGGCTTGACTATTATCAATTGAAGTATTCCAGAAATAATGCAAAAAGGCCTATTATGAAG ACTGGTTTTCTCGGGCTCTGGGGTAAAAAAGTGGATGCAATTGATCATCACATAACTGAAATCAAGAAGTTATCCGATGAA ATAGCTGAAGAGAGGGAGAGGGTCCTAAAAGATCCAAAATCCATAATGCCGGCTGCATTTGTTTCCTTTAAATCTCGATGGGGTGCAGCTGTTTGTGCTCAAACCCAACAATCCAGGAATCCAACCTTGTGGTTAACAGACTGGGCACCTGAGCCACGAGATGTATATTGGCAAAACCTGTCAATTCCTTACGTCTCGATAGCTGTTAGGAGGCTGATCATGGCTGTAGCATTCTTCTTCCTGACTTTCTTCTTCATAATCCCAATTGCATCTGTACAAGCTCTGGCCACAATAGAAGGCCTTGAGAAAGCAGCACCATTCCTGAAGGCCCTTATTGAAAT ACCGTTTATTAAATCGGTTATCCAAGGTTTTCTACCTGGTATTGTTTTGAAGCTCTTTCTCATTTTTCTGCCAACTATTTTGATGATCATGTCCAAGTTTGAAGGGTTCACATCAATATCATCTTTGGAAAGGAGATCAGCAACTAGATACTATCTCTTTAATTTAGTGAATGTATTCCTCGGCAGCGTAATTGCAGGCAGTGCACTGGACCAGCTAAACACGTTTCTTAAGCAATCAGCAAATGA GATTCCTAAAACAATTGGTGTAGCTGTACCAATGAGAGCAACTTTCTTTATTACTTATATCATGGTTGATGGATGGGCTGGAATAGCAGCAGAGATTTTGATGCTGAAACCGCTTATAATTTACCACTTGAAGAATACTTTCTTGGTGAAAACAGAAAAGGACAGGGAAGAGGCAATGAATCCAGGAAGTTTGAGCTTCAACGTTGGAGAACCTCGTATACAACTCTATTTTCTACTTGGCATGGTTTATGCTACCGTGACACCTGTTCTACTTCCATTCATTGTAGTTTTCTTCGGGCTAGCTTATGTTGTCTTCCGTCATCAG atcatcaatgtttacaatcaAGAGTATGAAAGTGCGGCGGCATTCTGGCCTGATGTTCACGGACGCATTATAATTGCTTTGCTTGTCTCACATGTCGCGCTCATTGGATTGTTAAGTACAAAGCATTTGGCTCAGGCAGCACCACTTCTCATTACTCTTGCTGTCCTCACAATCTGGTTTTACAGATTCTGCAAAGCGCGATATGAACCTGCTTTTGTCAGATATCCTTTGCAG GAAGCAGTAATGAAAGACACTTTGGAACGCGCACGGGATTCAAACTTCAATTTGAAACCCTATCTTCAAAATGCATATATCCATCCAGTTTTCAAAGAGGAGGATGATGATGAGGAGGAGGAGGTTGTCAAGTTAGAAAATGAGAGTGTGTTAGTACCCACGAAACGCCAATCTCGAAGGAACACACCAGTACCTAGCAAAATGAGCGGTGCATCCTCACAATCCTTACCGGAGGCTGTTCCTGAACATTCGGTGCCCTAA
- the LOC108452581 gene encoding stigma-specific STIG1-like protein 1, translating into MKALNILIMLALLMALTITNLSATPSDDEPLFVHNDGDEDRSQDEPTSVGFTSRFLAQKPRGPMTCDRYPRVCRAAGSAGPDCCKKRCVNVKTDWFNCGMCGKKCRYSEICCKGKCVNPMSNRLHCGDCNNSCNKGSKCQYGMCSYA; encoded by the coding sequence ATGAAAGCGCTCAACATCCTCATAATGCTTGCCTTGTTAATGGCCCTGACCATCACCAATCTCTCCGCTACCCCATCTGATGATGAACCGTTATTTGTCCACAATGACGGTGACGAAGATCGTAGCCAAGATGAACCAACTTCCGTCGGGTTCACCAGCAGGTTTCTTGCTCAAAAACCTCGGGGGCCGATGACTTGTGACAGATACCCCAGGGTGTGTCGTGCGGCGGGCAGTGCGGGGCCTGATTGCTGCAAGAAAAGATGTGTGAATGTGAAGACAGACTGGTTCAACTGCGGGATGTGTGGTAAGAAGTGTAGGTACTCGGAGATTTGCTGCAAAGGGAAGTGTGTGAATCCGATGTCCAACAGACTGCACTGTGGGGACTGCAACAACAGCTGCAACAAAGGAAGTAAATGTCAGTATGGGATGTGCAGCTATGCATAG
- the LOC108452738 gene encoding cytochrome b561 and DOMON domain-containing protein At3g25290-like, translating into MICKSFQQVHGILNIFGWGLLLPIGAIVARNFSKFPLKCDDWYQLHTLCQTSGYIVGAVGWGTGIWLGNSSRQYTLKAHRILGIIVFTLATLQMLAMWLQAKKEDECGKWWEICYNVLGYVVIVLSIANIFEGIGNIRSHAAENWRWVYLAMLIVLALIALALEIYRWIKSKNQQQMPFDDNDIDASQQI; encoded by the exons ATGATTTGCAAGAGCTTTCAACAGGTGCATGGGATTCTAAACATCTTTGGATGGGGGTTACTGTTGCCCATAGGAGCAATAGTGGCAAGAAATTTCAGCAAGTTCCCTTTGAAATGCGATGATTGGTACCAACTTCACACGCTGTGCCAAACTTCTGGATACATAGTGGGTGCGGTTGGATGGGGCACTGGCATATGGTTGGGGAATTCTTCCAGGCAATACACTTTGAAGGCACATCGGATTCTAGGGATCATTGTGTTTACATTGGCAACTCTACAA ATGTTAGCCATGTGGTTACAagcaaagaaagaagatgaatgtGGCAAGTGGTGGGAGATATGCTATAATGTATTAGGGTATGTGGTGATTGTTCTTAGCATAGCTAACATATTCGAAGGGATCGGCAATATCCGAAGCCATGCTGCCGAGAATTGGAGGTGGGTTTATCTGGCGATGCTTATAGTTTTAGCTCTGATAGCCCTGGCATTGGAAATATATAGATGGATCAAATCCAAGAACCAGCAGCAGATGCCATTTGATGACAACGACATAGATGCTTCACAACAAATTTAA
- the LOC108450989 gene encoding stigma-specific STIG1-like protein 1, whose amino-acid sequence MKLLNLFFMLAMVMALAAITLSASTSENSDHRLAGSQMATSFGGAGGFRPFFTCDKRPEICGTKGQFCCNRRCVDLKTDQFNCGRCGKTCSYSKICCEGKCVSPLSNEKHCGGCNNNCGKGSSCLYGMCSYA is encoded by the coding sequence ATGAAGTTACTCAATCTTTTCTTTATGTTGGCTATGGTAATGGCCTTGGCGGCCATTACTCTCTCCGCTAGCACTAGCGAAAATTCTGATCATCGTCTGGCAGGTAGCCAAATGGCAACCTCGTTTGGAGGAGCAGGTGGGTTTCGTCCTTTCTTCACATGCGACAAACGCCCTGAAATTTGCGGCACAAAAGGCCAGTTTTGCTGCAACAGAAGATGCGTAGACCTCAAGACAGACCAATTCAACTGTGGGAGGTGTGGCAAGACATGTAGCTATTCCAAGATTTGCTGTGAAGGGAAGTGCGTGAGCCCGTTATCTAACGAGAAGCACTGTGGAGGGTGCAACAATAACTGTGGTAAAGGCAGCTCGTGTCTATATGGGATGTGCAGTTACGCATAA
- the LOC108452688 gene encoding stigma-specific STIG1-like protein 1, whose translation MKALHIFILFALLMALAITNLSATPSGDEPLFVDNDGDGDRSQAEPTSVGIMSRFLAQKPRAMMTCNKYPRVCHAAGSPGPDCCKRKCVNVMWDRFNCGKCGKKCKYSEICCKGKCVNPMSNRLHCGDCYNRCTKGSKCLYGMCSYA comes from the coding sequence ATGAAAGCTCTCCACATCTTCATTTTGTTTGCCTTGTTAATGGCCTTGGCCATCACCAATCTCTCCGCCACACCATCTGGCGATGAACCGTTGTTTGTCGACAATGATGGTGACGGAGATCGTAGCCAAGCCGAACCCACTTCTGTTGGGATTATGAGCCGGTTTCTTGCTCAAAAACCTCGGGCCATGATGACGTGTAACAAATACCCGAGAGTGTGTCATGCGGCAGGCAGCCCTGGGCCTGATTGCTGCAAGAGAAAATGTGTGAATGTGATGTGGGACAGGTTCAACTGCGGGAAGTGTGGTAAGAAGTGTAAGTACTCGGAGATTTGCTGCAAAGGGAAGTGTGTGAATCCAATGTCCAACAGACTGCATTGTGGGGATTGCTACAATAGATGCACGAAAGGAAGTAAATGTCTGTATGGGATGTGCAGCTATGCGTAG